AGATGAGCGCGGCAAGGACGAGGAAGGCGAAGACAGCGAGCAGGATCCGGTAGTAGGCCGGTGCCGAGGGGGACCTGGGGTCCTCGAGAGCGAGGAGGGCGCGGAcggggggagggagagggtATCGCTGGTGTAGTGGAGGGGAGGGGCGGGGCGCGCCGTCCTtgccgccatcgtcgccgccgccggcaccacTGCCGCCGCGTGGCAAGGCGACGAAGGGGGAGGaagcggacgccgccgccgtggcgtgCCGCAGCTCGGCCATGGTGGGTGGCGCTGCCTCGCCTGGGGGCCCCGGCGGCGTCTGTGCGAGGAGTGTGTGTCTCGCGGCTGCGGCTGTAGTGGGAGCTGTTTGGATCGTCCCGAGTGACGTGTTCGTTGGCATTCACGCCGGCCTGGGACTGACCAGCCATTCCCGCATcacatggtttttttttctttttctttttttttaagggaaagCCATGGTCACGTCTCTATCTCTGCTACTATAAACCCACGTTTACCCATTGCTCACCGTTCACTCGGTCTGGACCGTCAGATCCAATCTGCACCAACCCCTCAGATTATCCCGAGCGAAAGAAACCTCCCACGCGAAcggaaaaataataatccgAAATAAACAACCCACGTCGCACGCGCACGGCGCACCCCTCTggccctctcttcctccaacCACCGCTGGTTGCTGGGATCCGCACGCCGCTcacccaccgccggccgcacGTGCGACCATCTCTTCCTTCAGCCACCGCCGGTCTGGTCACCCAGCCACCGCTGTCCTCTCCTGCAGAGGAGGgatgccgccaccgccgctgcccccCGGTTGCGCACAACCGGCCTCGCCCGTAAATGGAGGGGCACCGCTGCCGCCTACCGCTGCCCCCTCCTGGCGATGGCAGCAGCTCGCTGTACAAAGGCCCGAGGAAGCATCGACGAGAAAGGGGATTTCGTGCTGGAGGCGCAAGgcgctgctccttgatggtgGATCAATTGAGGAAACTCCCTGCGTTTCTCCCAGGCGGCCTTCTTGCTAGCAGTTAGGTAAATGCAAAATTTATATGCTTCCAGCTTGTCCAATTCATTATTGTCTTCTGAATAAGGTTGCACTATTATTTCATCCATTTAGACTGGTGATGAGTTTCATGAAACACTACAACGGGGGAAGGCACGACTTTCTGAATGACCAGTTTAGCATCAAGAAGTAACTGTCTTGGTCCTTTCATGCAATGATGCTAGCATGGAGGTGCGAGATTATTCTGTTTTGTGGGGTGGACACTGGACACAGCGCAGCACACACCTAGCTGTAGGAACTAACCACACGGCAAATGTCAGGTTACGTCTTGCTCCAATCGTGAATTATTAAACGGCATCTTCACGATCCATCTAAGTTTAGGATAGCCTGTCGTCTTTATCTTACTACATTATAATTTATTTGTGACTACTTGCAGCAATCGAGACCACAACGTTACTTATGTTGTCTCCTATCCATGGTCTATTGGTCTAAATGCACAGGGATCTTGACCCTCAAGTCCCAAATAATTAAGTGAATATGTGCAATATCACCCCATATTAACTCGTTTGCTGGCATATTATTAACTCGTTTGCTGACATATGATATGTTTGGCTTGACACACCTTACTGTGATGGTACCTATAGGATGCAATGGAGGGCCGCACAGAAGTGATATCGCTGGAAATAGGTGTGGAGAACTCTTTAATCATAGAATAGAACCAGTAAGCGCAGCGGCTTCGATGACAGTAGAATCATTTTTACATGGTACCTACAACTTCGGCGTGTGCACCTGCAAGATGCATCCTTAAAGACAGTCACTCTCAATAGGCTAATGATTCAAGGAGAACACAGGGCACCAGTGTGAGGATCTAGCTCATTTGTGCTACTGATTGTTCTCTTAGTTGGATTTATGTTTGCATTCTTCCCCAACTCAAAAACATGACTAAAGAAATGAGATGACATCTCATGTATCTTGGTTTGTCAAAAATTCAACTCTGCAAGTGAAAAGTGTAGGGTCGTTTGGCACCTGACTAAATGAACCGAGATGACATCTCATATATCTTACTTCTGCATCTGGTCATCCTAGTTCCATGATTGATTGCTGGAGATGCTTCGATTGGCACCCCACCGCTGCTCATTCCATCTTTCGGCTGTCATCCTAAGCCCCAAGCAAGCTGCTGCTTAGGGAAATTGTTTAAATCTGTTAGCGCTTTTTGTTTAGTTTTGTTATAGGGCGGCAAGTCTTGTAAGTTGCAATGTCCGTTAGCGGAATGGGATAAGCACATTCAACCAGGTCTTCGTCTGAGGCAAAATTCGCAACATCATTGGACTTTGTGAAAATAAAAGGTGTATATATTTTGTGCGAGGCAATGTCCCCAAGTGGAACAAGGAAACCTCGCCCGATCATTGCCTCAAAGCTGCGGCACATCTAAACGAGAACTGCAGTGTGTAGCAGTGGGCAGTTAAGTTGTCGTGGAAGAATGAAGCAATTTATGTCTGATCAATTGATCGACACACCTCGGTTCCCTTAGCCATGTCTGTCGCGTGTGGTCATGCCATTGCGATGCTCGTAGGAAATCgaaaccagaaaaaaaaagttctttaGGTTAGGCTCCGCACACATATGTAAATCTTTTGCCgcttttaactttttttttacatgggTGAAGTGAGATAGTTGATAGAACTAAAAGGAGTAGACTTATTCGGTCCAAATATTGTTTAGATTGGTTAATGCTAtatactctctctgatcctaaatttttgactcaaatttgaccaaatatgatgtatctactcttaaaagacgtctagatacatgtaatatttcgacaacaatttaggattggagggagtaattttcAGAAGGACATGTATTGTTGTCTTTTGAAAGGGTAGAGTATACAGGcaaaatatttagaaaaataaatctttTTTAAAGAAATATCAGGTGGTCGTCAAAGACCAACGAGAGAAAGTtttgatgcattttttttttcaagaatgcgACCCAGCGGACGCATCATCAATTAAAGAAGGAGATGGACAGAGTGCCAATTACAACACCGCGGAGCGGTTACAACGCCACGGAGTGGCTAAGACAACAAGGAAAAGCTACGTGGCATCAAGCAACCCACTTGCCAAAGCGGCCGAGAAAGCAACCCCTCCTTTGAGAAGCCCGGCATTCTCCCAAcgcaccacctcctcccggaTGCACGAGACCACCTTATGGACCTCCGGAGATGCCCCGTTGAAGGCCACGTCATTGCGGTGCCGCCAAATAGTCCAAAACACCAGCATGACCGCTGTCCTCAAGTCCTTGGCCACACCATGCGGCCCGATGATGCCGGCCCACCAAGCCCGGATGTCCGCATTCGCACTCGGCCTCCACTCCTCCTGGTTCCACGCGACTAGCATCGCCTCCCACACCTGACGGGCGAAAACGCACCCCAGCAGAAGGTGGGCCAAAGTCTCCGGCTCCTGATCGCAGAGGGGGCAACGCGACGGGTGGGGAAGCCCTCGCCTTTCAAGCCGATCCGCTGTCCAACAACGATCGTTTGCCGCCAGCCAGGCAAAGAATTTGCACTTGCCCGGCGCCCGAGAGCCCCAGATCTGCCTCGCCAGGGGCTCCACCGTTCATGCAGTGTCTTCgatcattttgttttgttattccattgcaacgcacgggcatttcggTTAGTATCTCGTAAGAATTGAGATGGTTACTAGTACTAGTTCAAGGGCCACAACATATTACATATCAGACTTAGTAATGGGTGAATAGTCCTACAACTGAAGTTGGGCCACCCTGCATCAACAAATGTCCTTTACCCAAAGATGCAATGCATTTATTTGCTTTCCAGGAAATTGATGCAACATTGCCTTTTCGCAATCCATATAGCAAGTTTAAAGAACTTGGCTTGATCAAAGCTAGCAAGCTACCCATCCAATAGCaacttgaaaagaaaatatgccACTTTATCCTTGTTATAGACATAGCAATTTCTAACACcaatcacatcacatcatagGAAAATTCAATGGCAAGGATTTACCTCAGACGAAGGATTGAACCATCATTTTCATAGTAGTTCCCTAGTTATCCACCTTTCCGATCTTGGGAAAATACTTGTGGTAATTTGTACTACCAATAAACTGTTCACAAGCTTTCATGAGAGTGTCTAACATGGAAATAGACATCATAGTTGTCGAGTAAGATTTTCTCGATAACACTTGCATTAATCTTGTATGGATCACACAATTGTTAACATCGACTCAAAAATAGCAAAATTTAACTTTTATGGGTAAAAATACTCGCCTTGGCTGAGAGGAAAACATGACATTAAATTTGAAGTGAAAATGTATCTTTATCGATTATTGATTACCTCTTTGGTGCTCCTCCACGTGGCGCGGACAACTCCTGACCACGCCTTCCCCCTTCAATTTTTAGTGACGTCCCACCTACCCCCACACTCCCCCTCTTCGtcatctctctcccctcctATTTTtcgtctctctctcctctccccctccATCACGCATTCTTTGTCCTTCTCCTTTCCTCACGCCGCCACGTCCTCTCCAACGCCGTCCTCCCAACGGCTGACGTGAAGGCGGCCGGACTAGCCACGGCCCCCTCCTTGTGGCATGGATCCGCACCTCGCGTGTCTCACCATGGGCGGATCTAGCACGCCGCAATCATCCCGCCATGGCTCACCGGCGGAGAGGGCCCAGATCTACACCGTGAGGGCATCGACGCGTCGCCACCCATAGGACGTCGTCGCAAGCTGTTCCGGTGAGTTTATTtcctctttttatttttgcaagttAAAAGTTGAAAAATTAAAGTCTTCAAAATCATAAGTAAAAAGTACAAATGggaaaaattaaaagttgACTAAATGAAAAGTCGGTATATTGAAATAAAAAAGCAAGCTAAAAAAGGCAAAAGAATATCTTCCAACTAGTCTTCCCTAGAACATGGCAGTCTAATCTTAATGGTTTCACGCGCTCGTGTCAACATCCAAAATGTCAATAGCTCGTAGACAATTATAGCGGCAACTAAGATCAGCGTTTTCGCTAACTCTTTCGTGAATGTTCAACTACAATCACCAATGAAGATCAGCATTTTCGATCAACATTGTGTAATGGAGGCTAGAAAAAGAATCGACCATGTGCAATCTCAACCATTGGAGATCAGCATTTCGGATCAACACGGAGaaggtcggcggcgccgtagATTCGTACCTTGCGGGCGATGCCATTGGTGGCGAGTAGGGCGCCAGAGGGGGTCGAAGTCGATGCTGCCGATGGCATCAGAAGACACGGCTAGCGCCTGGGACGGCACCGTCGCCGTCAGCTAGAACTCCCATTCGTACCGCGCCAACGACAACACAACTGGAACAGACCGCAGCGCCGGTGGCGTCCGAGGTGGAGATGGTGCAGGGCACCGGCGTCGTTCGcgagggaggaagacggcgcatGTGCGTGTACTTAATGGCGGCTGGTGGTGGGAGAGataggggaggaggcgggcatCGGGTCGACGTTGATGGTCGGCAGCGACTACTGCAGCGACGAGCGGGCCCGAAGGGTTGGGtagcggcggcgcaggagctagctagggtgacggacgccgccgctcgtGAGATCGAGATGGGGAATGAAGTGGGCGAGTCCGCGAGTGGTTGGGTCCCATGGACAGAGTGAAGCCTTCAATGTGAAGGGACGAAGTAATAGTTTACCCCCAGACGGGACCCATGGCGGGGATAAGCCAAACACCAGAAGGGGCAGGCCGCTCGCGCCCTCCACCGCAACGCGACAGCCGCAGCGCGCCCGCCCGTAGCTACAGGAATGACCGACGTGGCATAGCCCAGCTTCCGTGCTTTCCGGTCGCCTTAGTGGTTTAGATGTTGCAGGCACATGTATGTAAGTGAATGACCAGCAGTAGTTGAACCAAATTTGTGCTTAAAAAACCCCTCAGTAAAGTCTCTGCATAACGGTTTTTCTTACACTCGTGCCTTGTCCTTTCCGGTCCACGTTTTTCTTACAACAATCCAATGGCTCCGACGGGGAAAGAAGATGGCAGAGGGCCCTGTGCCGTGCGATAGCCACCAGCCAGCCGCTATTGAAGTCCCGGCGGAATACGCCGCCGCGGTCGGGGAACCAAATCGTAAACCCAAACCCAAACGAGACCTCAAATTCCGTCGGCCGAAACTCTCGAGTCCCCATcgctccgccggccgccgatTAGACATCTCAGCCTACCGCCACCGACCGCACCGAGCATGGCCGCCTCGTACTACcacccgccgcctccccactcctcctcctacgccgccccgcctcctcccccgccagGCACCTCCCCGTACGCGTACCGCCACCAGCACCACCACGCCTACctgccgccggccccgcccccTGCCTACGGCGGCTACTTCGACCTCGCGGAGccccacccgccgccgcgcgacgAGCTCCGCACCCTCTTCATCGCCGGCCTCCCCGCCGACGTCAAGGCCCGCGAGGTCTACAACCTCTTCCGCGACTTCCCCGGCTACGTCTCCTCCCACCTCCGTGCTGGCAAATCGGCCCAGGTTTTCACCCCCGCACACTCTCCTCACCTCGAACGGCCAAAACCCTCCGTTTGCTCCACTCTAGGGTTTGCAAACTCGTCGCTTGGGATGGGGGTCTCAATTTGgtgatccttttttttttatgttccCATCCCCAAGCTGGTATTTTTATGCGTTGCAGGCGTATGCATTTGCTGTGTTTGAAGATCAGCAGTCGGCATTAGCTGCAATGAGTGCCACAAATGTAAGACCTCAATTCATCATTATTAAGCATTCCATTcagtcagttttttttttgttattagTGTTACTTTTGCTTCATGGTTTCAATGAACTACTGTTTAAAAACAAAGTTGATGTTATACCAAAAGTAATCTGTTATGTCAAGTTATCAATGGTACTGTTAATTTTCTGAATCACTTCTTTTTGCAGGGAATGGCATTTGACCTTGAGAAGAATTGTTCTATCCACGTGGATCTTGCAAAGTCCAATTCGAGATCAAAGCGTCCCAGAACAGGTTGCATACTTTGTTCTTGTGTATGTTCCTGCTTTGATGTGTGATTTGTTTTGTCTGTTGTTAATCACTCCCTTTTTCCTCAGATGATTTCTCTAGATCCTCTGAGAAAAAAGCTAGAAATGCCAGGGGAATTTCTGATTCAGGTATTATTCACGTAGCTTGGGACTTGTATCATGGAGAAAATGTTCCTGTTTTTTCACACCAGATCGATCTACCACTATCATGAATTCATGCCCGTGCTTACTGTAGCTGTATTACAGTCACTGAACTACTGTTCCAAACCCACAATCCTATAGCAATCACTATGATGATCTCCCCTCACTCTCAAAGAAAACAGTTGACCTTGAATTTCCATAGTTTTACCTTactatttttctttgtgttcATATCAA
This is a stretch of genomic DNA from Brachypodium distachyon strain Bd21 chromosome 1, Brachypodium_distachyon_v3.0, whole genome shotgun sequence. It encodes these proteins:
- the LOC100834562 gene encoding polyadenylate-binding protein RBP45B isoform X1, with amino-acid sequence MAASYYHPPPPHSSSYAAPPPPPPGTSPYAYRHQHHHAYLPPAPPPAYGGYFDLAEPHPPPRDELRTLFIAGLPADVKAREVYNLFRDFPGYVSSHLRAGKSAQAYAFAVFEDQQSALAAMSATNGMAFDLEKNCSIHVDLAKSNSRSKRPRTDDFSRSSEKKARNARGISDSGAGSNIHMSGMGNSSHSLNGYPSAQSCTNFGASTAFSKDPSIFAPQNNPPCPTLFVANLAETCSERELTDVFSSFAGFMKLKMQNKSGAPVAFVDFEDTWVGIGPCHLCHSVPQNGFASLLVVTQDVLQWFRSAADIPCPPECLATAFLN
- the LOC100834562 gene encoding U2 small nuclear ribonucleoprotein B'' isoform X2 encodes the protein MAASYYHPPPPHSSSYAAPPPPPPGTSPYAYRHQHHHAYLPPAPPPAYGGYFDLAEPHPPPRDELRTLFIAGLPADVKAREVYNLFRDFPGYVSSHLRAGKSAQAYAFAVFEDQQSALAAMSATNGMAFDLEKNCSIHVDLAKSNSRSKRPRTDDFSRSSEKKARNARGISDSGAGSNIHMSGMGNSSHSLNGYPSAQSCTNFGASTAFSKDPSIFAPQNNPPCPTLFVANLAETCSERELTDVFSSFAGFMKLKMQNKSGAPVAFVDFEDDYSSTEALNRLQGAILHSSTAEGMRLEYAKSRMGMRKKRS